In one Bosea sp. RAC05 genomic region, the following are encoded:
- a CDS encoding CoA pyrophosphatase: protein MQALNLTAEEFAALAMQRLRAEPPALGDVIARPRGDHDHQPRPIKPPDETAAVPAAVLIGIVPRPEGPTVLLTQRAASLRSHSAQVAFPGGRVDAVDGSPVVTALREAEEEIGLPRERVRTLGFLDAYLTGTGYRIVPVVALLEPPFTLTLNAHEVDDAFETPLSFLLDPANHRREGREWKGLYRTYYAMPFGDRYIWGATAGMIRNLYERLSG, encoded by the coding sequence ATGCAGGCTCTCAATCTGACCGCCGAGGAGTTCGCGGCGCTGGCGATGCAGCGGTTGCGGGCGGAGCCGCCGGCCCTGGGCGACGTCATCGCCCGCCCGCGCGGCGACCACGACCACCAGCCTCGGCCGATCAAGCCGCCGGACGAGACGGCGGCCGTTCCCGCCGCCGTGCTGATCGGGATCGTGCCGCGGCCCGAGGGGCCGACGGTGCTTCTGACGCAGCGGGCGGCGAGCCTTCGCAGCCACTCGGCGCAGGTCGCCTTTCCGGGCGGGCGCGTCGATGCCGTCGACGGTTCGCCGGTCGTGACGGCGCTGCGCGAGGCGGAGGAAGAGATCGGCCTGCCGCGCGAGCGCGTCCGCACGCTCGGCTTTCTCGATGCCTATCTGACGGGAACCGGCTACCGCATCGTGCCGGTGGTCGCCCTGCTCGAGCCGCCGTTCACCCTGACGCTGAACGCCCACGAGGTCGACGACGCCTTCGAGACGCCCTTGTCCTTCCTGCTCGACCCGGCCAATCACCGGCGCGAAGGGCGCGAATGGAAAGGGCTCTACCGCACCTACTATGCGATGCCGTTCGGGGATCGCTATATCTGGGGCGCCACCGCCGGAATGATCCGCAATCTCTACGAGCGGCTCTCGGGCTGA
- a CDS encoding CCA tRNA nucleotidyltransferase, producing the protein MTSPEGRIAALLARPSLSGLLEALNGEGEETRVVGGAVRDALLGEPIGDIDLATTALPEDTMRRGRLAGFKPVPTGIEHGTVTLVADGIACEVTTLREDVETDGRRATVRFGRDFDADARRRDFTVNALSLDRAGAVHDPCGGLADLAARRIRFIGDAATRIREDYLRILRFFRFHARYGAGSPDTDGVRACIAGRGGLAGLSRERVRAELMKLLVAPGAAPALRVMAEAGLLMPMIGRVPHLARFEAVTEGGGEGVLPAFRLAALAVGVREDAMRLREELRLSNDEFDRIERIALALEGLSGRDSPATLALLRHLAHRLGQDAVAAGLVLLAGRGAEAAGRAQAVIAELARTPPFQPTGRDVIALGVPAGPRVGQVLAAARRAWIEGGAPPDTAAQWRFLDEALRSTGPGQAAD; encoded by the coding sequence ATGACCTCTCCCGAGGGGCGGATTGCCGCCCTGCTGGCGCGGCCGTCGCTCTCCGGGCTGCTGGAGGCGCTCAACGGCGAGGGCGAGGAAACCCGCGTCGTCGGGGGCGCGGTGCGCGATGCCCTGCTCGGCGAGCCGATCGGCGATATCGACCTGGCGACGACCGCTTTGCCCGAGGACACCATGCGGCGCGGCCGGCTGGCCGGATTCAAGCCCGTGCCGACGGGGATCGAGCACGGCACGGTGACCCTCGTCGCCGATGGCATCGCCTGCGAGGTCACGACGCTGCGCGAGGATGTCGAGACCGACGGCCGGCGCGCGACGGTCCGCTTCGGGCGCGATTTCGACGCCGATGCGCGGCGGCGCGACTTCACGGTCAACGCGCTCTCGCTGGACCGGGCCGGTGCTGTCCATGATCCCTGCGGCGGGCTCGCCGATCTCGCCGCGCGGCGCATCCGCTTCATCGGTGATGCGGCGACGCGCATCCGCGAGGATTATCTGCGGATCCTGCGCTTCTTCCGCTTCCACGCCCGCTATGGGGCCGGTTCGCCGGATACCGACGGCGTCCGCGCCTGCATCGCGGGGCGGGGCGGGCTGGCGGGGCTGTCACGCGAACGCGTCCGAGCCGAGTTGATGAAGCTGTTGGTGGCGCCGGGCGCCGCGCCCGCCCTGCGGGTCATGGCCGAGGCCGGGCTCTTGATGCCGATGATCGGCCGCGTGCCGCATCTGGCGCGCTTCGAGGCGGTGACTGAGGGCGGCGGCGAGGGCGTGCTCCCCGCCTTCCGGCTGGCGGCGCTCGCCGTCGGCGTGCGCGAGGACGCAATGCGCCTGCGCGAGGAGCTTCGCCTCTCCAATGACGAGTTCGACCGGATCGAGCGCATTGCGCTGGCGCTGGAGGGGCTGTCAGGCCGGGATTCGCCCGCGACGCTGGCGCTGCTGCGGCATCTCGCCCACCGGCTCGGGCAGGACGCCGTGGCGGCCGGGCTCGTGCTGCTGGCGGGGCGGGGCGCCGAGGCTGCCGGGCGGGCTCAAGCTGTGATCGCCGAACTGGCTCGGACGCCGCCTTTCCAGCCGACGGGGCGCGACGTGATCGCGTTGGGCGTGCCCGCGGGGCCTCGGGTCGGGCAGGTGCTGGCGGCGGCGCGGCGCGCCTGGATCGAGGGGGGCGCCCCTCCCGACACAGCCGCGCAATGGCGGTTTCTGGATGAGGCCCTGCGGTCGACGGGCCC
- a CDS encoding DUF1285 domain-containing protein, with the protein MSGEGGAMERLLAALKGGEKRGLPPVERWNPDFCGDIDIRIAADGTWFYLGTPIGRPALVKLFSSVLRRDGEDYVLVTPVEKLGITVEDAPFQAVEMAVDGEGQARAIAFRTQVDDLVEVGPEHPIRFEREAAGDGLKPYVHVRRNLWARLTRALTYDLLALGEVREAGGVPHFGVAVAGSFYPAVPASEIDAA; encoded by the coding sequence ATGAGTGGCGAGGGCGGCGCGATGGAGCGGCTGCTGGCGGCGCTGAAGGGCGGGGAGAAGCGCGGCTTGCCGCCGGTCGAGCGCTGGAACCCCGATTTCTGCGGCGATATCGACATCAGGATCGCCGCCGATGGCACCTGGTTCTATCTGGGCACGCCGATCGGCCGGCCGGCGCTGGTCAAACTGTTTTCCTCCGTGCTGCGGCGGGACGGGGAGGATTACGTTCTCGTGACCCCGGTGGAAAAGCTCGGCATCACCGTCGAGGACGCCCCCTTCCAGGCCGTCGAGATGGCGGTGGACGGAGAGGGCCAGGCTCGTGCGATCGCCTTTCGGACCCAGGTGGACGATCTTGTCGAGGTGGGTCCGGAGCATCCGATTCGCTTCGAGCGGGAGGCCGCGGGCGACGGGCTGAAGCCCTATGTCCATGTGCGCCGCAATCTCTGGGCCCGGCTCACCCGCGCGCTGACCTATGATCTGCTGGCGCTGGGAGAGGTTCGCGAGGCGGGCGGGGTGCCGCATTTCGGCGTCGCCGTGGCCGGCTCCTTCTATCCGGCGGTGCCGGCGAGCGAGATCGACGCAGCGTGA
- a CDS encoding DUF6111 family protein has product MLRSIIEEVLLFVLPFCIFAGYLIVKRRNPFDVEHWSRHLFWLSIVGLSLAIALVAYGGWTAPRATGAYEPPHMENGQLVPGRFK; this is encoded by the coding sequence ATGCTGCGCTCGATCATCGAAGAGGTGCTTCTCTTCGTCCTGCCATTCTGTATCTTCGCCGGCTACCTCATCGTCAAACGGCGCAACCCGTTCGATGTCGAGCATTGGAGCCGGCATCTCTTCTGGTTGTCGATCGTCGGCCTGTCGCTGGCGATCGCGCTCGTCGCCTATGGCGGCTGGACCGCGCCGCGCGCCACGGGCGCCTATGAGCCGCCGCATATGGAGAACGGGCAGCTGGTGCCCGGCCGCTTCAAATGA
- a CDS encoding AAA family ATPase — protein sequence MVAQVRAAETNPPVSLDTGIVEAAEAALGAIGAARTEIGRVIFGQQKVVDLSLITLLAGGHGLLVGVPGLAKTKLVEAMGTVLGMSARRVQFTPDLMPSDILGSEVLDESADGKRHFRFIKGPVFAQLLMADEINRASPRTQSALLQAMQEHHVTIGGERYDLPAPFHVLATQNPIEQEGTYPLPEAQLDRFLLEIDVAYPDREAERRILLETTGASEHKPAQAMTAETLMSTQRLVRRLPVGEAVVDAILDLVRSARPGEGSDAAITDKLAWGPGPRASQSLTLACRARALVEGRLAPSIDDVVALAIPVLKHRVALTFAARADGETVEGIIGKLVERLG from the coding sequence ATGGTGGCGCAAGTCCGTGCGGCGGAGACCAACCCGCCGGTCAGCCTCGATACCGGAATCGTCGAGGCGGCGGAAGCGGCGCTGGGCGCCATCGGTGCCGCCCGCACCGAGATCGGCCGCGTCATCTTCGGCCAGCAGAAGGTCGTCGATCTCTCGCTGATCACCCTGCTCGCGGGCGGCCATGGCCTGCTCGTCGGCGTGCCCGGCCTCGCCAAGACCAAGCTGGTCGAGGCGATGGGCACCGTGCTCGGCATGAGCGCGCGGCGCGTCCAGTTCACGCCCGACCTGATGCCCTCCGACATCCTGGGCTCCGAGGTTCTCGACGAGAGTGCTGACGGCAAGCGCCATTTCCGCTTCATCAAGGGCCCGGTCTTCGCCCAGCTCCTGATGGCCGACGAGATCAACCGCGCCTCGCCGCGCACCCAGTCGGCGCTGCTGCAGGCGATGCAGGAGCACCACGTCACCATCGGCGGCGAGCGCTACGACCTGCCCGCGCCCTTCCATGTGCTGGCGACGCAGAACCCGATCGAGCAGGAGGGCACCTATCCCCTGCCCGAGGCGCAGCTCGACCGCTTCCTGCTCGAGATCGACGTCGCCTATCCCGACCGCGAAGCCGAGCGCCGCATCCTGCTCGAGACCACCGGCGCGTCCGAGCACAAGCCGGCCCAGGCGATGACGGCCGAGACCCTGATGTCGACGCAGCGGCTGGTGCGCCGCCTGCCCGTCGGCGAGGCGGTCGTCGACGCGATTCTCGATCTCGTCCGCTCCGCCCGCCCCGGCGAGGGCAGCGACGCCGCGATCACCGACAAACTCGCCTGGGGCCCCGGCCCGCGCGCCAGCCAGTCGCTGACGCTGGCCTGCCGCGCCCGCGCGCTGGTCGAGGGCCGTCTCGCGCCCTCGATCGACGATGTGGTGGCGCTCGCCATCCCGGTGCTCAAGCACCGCGTCGCGCTGACCTTCGCCGCCCGCGCCGATGGCGAGACGGTGGAGGGCATCATCGGCAAGCTCGTCGAGCGACTGGGATAG